One Amaranthus tricolor cultivar Red isolate AtriRed21 chromosome 1, ASM2621246v1, whole genome shotgun sequence DNA window includes the following coding sequences:
- the LOC130806225 gene encoding 50S ribosomal protein L9, chloroplastic — translation MSSTTSTLSLSWSNSFHNFAGATNEPLKSPEYGRFILPIVAQKKTKKIRKIILKDDVPDLGKKGQLLDVRAGFYRNFLFPMGKAQIVTPLLIKEMKMEEERIEAEKKRVKEEAQQLARIFETVGAFKVKRKGGKGKQIFGTVTAQDLVDIIKAQLQRDVDKKIVFLPEIRETGEYIAELKLHPEVTAQVRINVFAN, via the exons ATGTCATCAACAACTTCTACGCTCTCGCTCTCATGGAGCAATTCTTTCCACAACTTTGCAGGAGCCACTAACGAACCTCTGAAATCCCCTGAATATGGTAGATTCATTCTTCCAATTGTAGCTCAAAAGAAAACCAAGAAAATCCGCAAG ATAATATTGAAGGATGATGTTCCTGATTTGGGGAAAAAGGGCCAGCTTTTGGATGTAAGAGCTGGTTTTTACAGAAATTTCTTGTTTCCCATGGGTAAAGCTCAGATTGTCACCCCATTATTGATTAA gGAGATGAAGATGGAAGAAGAAAGAATTGAAGCTGAGAAGAAAAGG GTAAAAGAAGAGGCACAACAACTTGCTCGAATCTTTGAAACTGTTGGAGCTTTCAAAGTTAAACGCAAAGGTGGAAAAGGAAAACAGATATTTGGAAC TGTCACTGCACAAGATCTTGTGGACATTATTAAGGCGCAACTTCAAAG GGATGTGgacaaaaaaattgttttccTCCCAGAAATCAGGGAAACGGGGGAGTATATTGCCGAATTGAAGTTGCATCCAGAGGTCACTGCACAGGTTCGCATAAATGTGTTTGCCAACTAA